Below is a window of Flavobacterium sp. CFS9 DNA.
ACGCCTTTTGGTTCTCCGGTAGAACCTGAGGTGTACATGACATAAGCCAGATCGCTTGCTTTCGCATAAGTACTTTCAAACTTAGACGAATAATCGGCCTGTGATTGTACAAAATCTTCGATTAGATCCACTGCAATCAAACATTCTGCATTAGCATCTTTAATGATGTAACTGATTCGTTCCTGAGGATAATCAGCCGAAATGGGTACATAAGCACAACCCGATTTTAACAAGGCTAAGATGCTTATGATCTGCCATTCATTTTTTGGCAAATAAATTGCCGCCAATTCGCCTGTTACTTTGTAATTCTCTTCTAAATAATTGGCCAGCTGATTGGCAACATTATTGAGTTCGTGATAAGTGTACTTTTGTTTTTTGTATACCAGAGCTGTTTTTTCGGGTGTCAGGGCAACCTGCTTTTCAAACAATTCGATAATCGATGAATCTTTCGGATACCCGGTTTGATGACCGCTCAATTCTTCCAGTAAATGTTTTTTCTCTGCTTCTGTCAAACAATCGATCGCACTTATTTTTTGAGCTCCGTTTTGGGTCACCTGCAATAGTATCTGCTCTAAATGATTAAGCAATGCCGTAATTTTTTCTGAAGAGAATATATCGGTGTTGTATTCTAATGCCAGGGTAAGTGTCGAATCGGTCACTAAAAAATCAAATGTCAAATCAAATTTGGCAGTGATCCCATTACCCACAGCGTCGATAATCGCATCATAAGACTCTAAATCTGATGTTGGATTGTTTTCTTCTCTGGCGGTAACGATGATATCAAACAATGGATTTCTGCCTGCATCGTATTTAATGTCTAAAAGTTTAATTAATTCGTCAAGCGGAAATTTTTGATGTTCTTTGGCATTGATTACATTCTCTTTTACTTGTTTTAAAGTTTCTGTAAAAGAAGCGTTTTCATTTAAATGTGTTCGCAACGGAATGGTATTGGCATAAAAACCAATCTGATCAAACAGTTCCGGATAGTCGCGGTTTACGATTGGACTTCCTGTGATGATATCCTGATCGCCGGTATTTTTATAGATTAAAATATTGGTTACGGCTAAAAAGACCATAAAACGCGAAACTTCTTCGTTCTCACATAAGCTGTTCAGGTCTTTCAAAATGCTGCCTTCTAAAACTTTTGAGCGTACTGCGCCGTTATGTGTTTTGATGTTGGGTCTTTTTTGATCTCCCAATTCACTTACGATTGGCAAACTGCCTTCAAATTGTTTCAGCCAGTACTTTTTATCTGCTTCAATAGCATCACTTTTAACGATACTTTGCTCCCAAGCCGCATAATCCTTGAACTGTATGGCTAGAGGTGGTAAAGTAATTTCTGCGTTCTTGCTGTGCTTTTCATATAAAGCGTAAAGTTCTTTCACAAAAACATCGGTTGACCATCCGTCAAAAATGATATGATGAAAAAGAATACTGATGATCCATTTGTCTTCTTTAACGCTTATCAGCGCTGCTTTCATCAAAGGAGGCGTTTCTAAATTAAAAGACACATCACCTGTTTCGATAAGCACTTTTTGTAACTCTTTTTCTAAGGTTTCGCTGTTACGCAAATCCAAATATTGAATTTTTAAAGGTTCCGTTTTCTCGATCGGAACAATGATCTGTCCAGGTTCACCATATTCATTTGTAACAAAAGCGGTTCTTAAGATTTCATGTCGTTCTATTAAATCGTATACTGCTTTAGTAAAGAATTCTAAGTTTACAGCTTCCTTTTTAATATCTATTATTCTGATATTGTAAGCTTTATTCACCTGAGCATCTATAGAACATATATTGTACATTCGATACTGAGAAGAGGATAAAGGATAACCTGGTGCTATTTCTGCACGCGGAATTGTTAGGGTGTAGCGGTTTAAAGAACGATCAATATAAGCAGCCTGTTCTTCTATAGTAGGATGAATATATATTTCTTTTATGTTGAGGTGCATGCCGAAATTCACAAAAATCTGATTGGACAGCTTGATCATTTTTAAACTATGTCCGCCTAAATGGAAGAAATTGTCCTGAATTCCAACCGCTTTGCGATCCAGAATGCGCTGCCATATTTCGGCTAGTTTTATTTCGGTCTCTGTTACGGGCTTAACGTAATCTGTTTTTCTTACGGCATTGGTATCCAAAGGATGCGGCAGTTTTTTGGCATCTACTTTTCCGTTTACCGTTAATGGAATCTCTTTTAGTTGTACGTAATAATCCGGAATCATAAAAGATGGCAATATCCCTTTCAGAAAATGTACCAGCTCTTGTGCATCCATTGGTTTTGTGGCCTTTAAATAGACTACAATTTCTTTCTCGTCACCTGAGACTGTAATGGTTTTGGCAATGGTGAAATCTACGTATTCATTTGACAATAGCGCATTTTCTATTTCCTCCAATTCGATTCGATATCCTCTTACTTTAACCTGATTGTCTTTACGTCCGACAAATTCTATTTTACCATTTGGAAGTCTTTTGACCATATCACCTGTTCTGTACAGTTTTTCATCGGTCTTAAATGGGTTTACGACAAACTTTTCGGCTGTTATTTCTTCCTGATTCAAATACCCTCTTGTTACCTGATTTCCGGAAATACACAATTCACCTATGCTGTAAACCGGACATAGTTTTAAATGATCGTCCAGTACATAAGTTGCATTATAGGCATTGCTTTGTCCTATTACTGCGTTTGGAAATTGTTTAATGTTAGGCAAATAACTTTCAGATGTAATAAAAATCGATCCTTCGGTTGGACCGTACAGTACGTTTATAACTGCATTGGTAAATACTTCTCTTATTTCTTCGAGAATCCCGACAGGTATTTTATCACCTCCGATAAAAATCGATTCTATATGCTGGTAGGATTGCTGGATATTGTTCGTTTTTATATGATCAATAACCGCTCGCATCAGCGTTGGTACAGCGTGAAAGCTATTGGCTTGTCTGAGAATTTTGGAGAGCTCCTCCATGTCTTTTATTTCATCATTGGATACCATCACTACTTTTCCTCCTGCCAACAGGGGATGAAATAATTCGAAAAGAAAAATATCAAACGAATTGGAGGCCAGCAAAGGCAGCACGGGCTTTTGAGAAATCACAAAACTGTTTTTTGTATTGACCAGCAAAGCACAGATACTTCTATGCTCGACAAGCACTCCTTTTGGTTTTCCTGTCGATCCTGAAGTATAAATAAGATAGGCCAAATCGGACGGGGAAATTGTGGTATATGAAATCGTCGTATTTACTTTAGGATGTACTTTGAAACGATTGATAAAGTCCTCATCAATAATAATCGAACTGTTACTATCTTTCAGTATGTAATCTACTCTGTCCTGTGGCAAATTAATATGCAGCGGAACGTATACGGCTCCTGCTTTTAAGATTCCCAACAGCGCAATAACCAGCCAATCATTTCGATCCAGCTGCATGGCAATAAAATCTCCGGACTGTACTTTATATTCTGAAATAAGAAAGCCTGCAAACTGATCTGCAATTGAATTTAATTCGGTAAAGCTGTACTGCTCTTCTCCATAAACCAGAGCAATATCGTCCTGATTCTCCTGCGCTACATTTTCAAACAACTGTACCAAAGTGTATTCAGGAGAAGCTTCTTTCAGCATGTCATGACCGGACAAAGACAATACGGCTTCTTTTTCTGATTCTTGCAAAAGTTCAATTTCGGAAACCGGAATATCAAAATTTTCTGCTACAGTATTTACGACTTGTTCAAAATGATTTTTAAGCGCTGCAATATCACTTTCATCATATTTTTTGGCATTAAACGTAAAACGGATACTGATGTCTTTTCCCGGTACAATTGCCAGTGAAAAATCATAGTTTTCTCCCTCATAAGCTGTCGTTTCTAATAGTTTAATAGTTGTTTTTTCACTTTCGCCTATACCTTCGGCGGCTATATAGTTTTCAAAAACAATGATATGATCAAACAGTGACTGACCGTTGTTTACACTGCGCTGTATGTCACTAATGGCCTGATAATGGTAAGGCAGACTTTTTATGCCCTGCTCCTGTGTCTGCAGCAAGATTTGCTTTACAGTTGTCTGATCGTCAAATGAAATCCTAACCGGAATTGTATTGATAAAAAGCCCGATAATATTGGCTACATCGTGAATTTCTGCAGGTCTGCCCGATACTACTCCACCAAAAACCACATCATTTGTATTGTTGTATTTGGCTAATAAAATTCCCCAGATCGTCTGAAAAAAGACATTTTCAGTACTACTATTCTCCTGACAGAAAACGGCTAGTTTTTCTCTTAAACTTCCACTAATGGTATAGAAAATTTCTCCGGGAGTAAAGGTTTCTGTATGCTGTTTTGGAAAGGGCAATGTGCTTAAGCCCTGAAAATCTTCCAGATAATGGTTCCAGTATTGCAATGATTTTTCTTTGTCATTTTTCATCAGCCATTTCACATAATCTGAATACGAAGTAGCTTTAGGTAAAATGTTTCTTTTCCCCTGAAGTAAACCTTCATAAAGCGCAAAAAACTCGCCAATCAAAATACCGATACACCAACCGTCCATGATAATGTGATGATGACTCCAGATTAATTCATACTGGTTTTCACTCGTTTTTACAACGGTGAGACGCATTTGTGAACCTACAGTCAGATCAAAGCTTTTTGCAATATCCTGCTCTTTTATTGAGGCTATGGTCTCGCTTGTATTTCCGGTAATGTCCAGAAAAGTAAAGTTGGAAGGCACTTCGTTTTGAACAATCTGCAAAAGATCTTCACCCACATTATCCCGAAAACAAGTTCTCAGCACATCATGTCTTGCAATCAGCTGATCGTAACTTTCTTTAAGATAATTGATATTCAATTCAGCTTCTATTTTATAAGAGGACTGCTCAAAATACATTGATTTAGAAAGTTTCCAATGGAAATAAATTCCTTCCTGCAATGGTGTTAACGGGTATATATCTTTAATTTTCATAGCTTTTTTAGTCGTACGGTTACAGCATTTTGTTTAATTCTTCCAGACTGCTTAGGTCTAAACCTTTATAGGTAAAATCAACAGGGGTTAAATGGGTTTCTTTTTCTTCGGAAAGACTGGAAATCAAAGATTCCAATTCGTATTGATACGCTTCTTTTAAGTTTTCTATGGTTTCATTTCTGAAATAGTTGGTATTAAACGAAAGCATAATCTGTAACTGGCCATTGACTAAAATTCCCGATACATCCAGTGTTCCCGTTCTTTCGGTATTGGCAGCTATTTCTCTTCCTTTAGCAACATCTGTGAACTGAAAGATTTGATCTTCTTTGTTCGATTGTCCTAAATCAAAATCCCCCAGGTAGTTAAAGGAAACATCTGCTTTTACATTTAAATCGCAGTCATTTAAGTATTTCAAAATCCCGAACCCGATGCCTTTATTCGGAATTCGATGCAGCGTTTCTTTTACTTCTATTAATTGACCAATGTTATCCTGTTTCTTTTTTAGCGTGATGAGTACGGGATATATTGTGGTAAACCAGCCCACCGTTCTGGTGATGTCTATTTCTGAATTAATATCTTCTCTTCCGTGACCCTCGAGCTGAATCGCTACCTTATCGATATCGAAATTTTTACCAATTGCAAGCGATAAACCTGCAATTAAAACATCGTTTATATTGGTTTTATAAGCTTTGTGTGCTTCTGTCAATAATTTTTCGGTAAAGCTTTGATCGAGCTGAAATATTTTTGTTTCAAAATCTTTATAAAAATTATTGCCTTCATAATCAAAATCCTTAGGGAGTTCGGAGGTACTGAACTGCGTTGCTTCGTTTATAGAAGACCAATAAACTTCCTCTTCCATCATGGTCATTGAATTGGCATATTCCAATTGTTTTTCCTGCCAGTATTTTAAGGAATGTGTTTTTTGAGGCAATTCTAATGCTGTTCCTGCTTCGTACTGCGCGTACAAAGTCATTAAATCCTCCAAAATAATTCTCCACGAAACACCGTCAATCACCAGGTGATGAGAAAGCAGCAGCAAATAATCAGCATCTTCTCTTTTTAACAAAACTGCTTTAAACAAGGGACCTTTTTCTAAGTCGAAAGAAGCCTGATAAGCATCACAAATAGTTTCAAATTCAGAAGCTGCAACATCAGAGTGAACGTACAATTGAAATTCAAATCCCTCATTTTTAATTTCCTGAATCCATTCGTTGCCTTCCTCTTTAAATACCGCTCTTAAAGCATCGTGCTGTACCGTTAGCTTTTGAAAAATTTGTGTCAATCCTTTTTCCGACAAAGACTTCGATGATTTTAGCAAGATCGATTGGTTGAAATGATTTTTATTCTGCGAAGTCACCTCAAAGAAATACTTCTGAATTGGCGTAAGCGGAATGGTTCCTTCTACTGCGTTTTGATCTATCTCCTGCTTTGCCAGTTTTACATGAAGCGCTAATTCCTGTATGGCAGTATATTGCATAACATCCTGTACCGTTAATACGAATCCAAGTTGTTTTAATTTGGAGATAATTTGTATCGCTTTTATCGAATCTCCTCCCAAAGCAAAAAAGTCATCTTCTATACCTATGCTTTCTTTTTGCAGAATTTGCTGAAATACATGCACCAAAGCAGCTTCTGTTTCATTAGAAGGCGGTACATACGAGTCCCCTTTCAGGGTATATTTATTGGCTAAAACTACTAAAGTCTTTTTATCTACTTTACCATTCGGCAATAACGGAAATTCATTGGACTGTGTATAGCTTGTTGGTACTGCGTATACCGGTAATTGTTCTTTCAGGTGCTTTTTCAGATGGTCAATATTTACTGTAATGTCGGTTAGCAGATGCCCTACTAAAATACCTTCACTGTAGGTAACAACTGCTCCGTCAACACCTCTAAAATTCAGAAGCGCATTTTCGATTTCGCCCAATTCCAGACGATTTCCTCTTATCTTGATTTGATTGTCTTTTCTACCTAAAAACTCAATGTTACCATCCGAAAATCTCTTGGCTAAATCTCCTGTCTTGTACATTTTTGTTCCAAGTTCAAACGGATTGTCGACAAACTTTTCTTTAGAAAGCTCCGGATTGTTCCAATAACCGCTTGAAAGCCCTTTACCGGCAATATGAATTTCTCCAATCAAACCGTCAATGGCCAATTCATTATTATCATTCAGAATATAAACTGAGCTGTTGGCAATAGGTTTTCCGATAGAAGGGATAAATTCCACAGTCGGTTCATACACATAATAACTGGCCCAAACGGTACATTCTGTGGGTCCGTATTCGTTAAAAAGTTTACAGTTTTTAAGAGTCGTCACATTCTGATGCAGATCAACCAGCTGTTTGGTGCATTCTTCTCCTGCTACAATTACTGTTTTTAACTTATTTGGATGCTCTCCCAGCTGGTTAAGCAATAACTGATAATAAGAAGGAACGGTAAGTAAGTGAGAAACCTCTTCCTCTACAAGAATATCAACTATCGTATCGACATCCGAAACTCTGATTTTAGGGGCAAAGACCAATTTGGCTCCTCCCGTAATTGTCCCGAAAATTCCGGCGATAGAACTGTCAAATGAGATCGAAGACAGCAATAAAAATGCCGCTGCATCAGGATAAGTCTCCAGTCTTGCGATAGTAGAAAACATTAAATTTTCATGATTTATAACCACTCCTTTTGCATTACCCGTAGATCCTGAAGTATAAATTACGTAGGCCGCATCAGCAGGATTTACTTGTGTCTCGAATACAG
It encodes the following:
- a CDS encoding amino acid adenylation domain-containing protein codes for the protein MKIKDIYPLTPLQEGIYFHWKLSKSMYFEQSSYKIEAELNINYLKESYDQLIARHDVLRTCFRDNVGEDLLQIVQNEVPSNFTFLDITGNTSETIASIKEQDIAKSFDLTVGSQMRLTVVKTSENQYELIWSHHHIIMDGWCIGILIGEFFALYEGLLQGKRNILPKATSYSDYVKWLMKNDKEKSLQYWNHYLEDFQGLSTLPFPKQHTETFTPGEIFYTISGSLREKLAVFCQENSSTENVFFQTIWGILLAKYNNTNDVVFGGVVSGRPAEIHDVANIIGLFINTIPVRISFDDQTTVKQILLQTQEQGIKSLPYHYQAISDIQRSVNNGQSLFDHIIVFENYIAAEGIGESEKTTIKLLETTAYEGENYDFSLAIVPGKDISIRFTFNAKKYDESDIAALKNHFEQVVNTVAENFDIPVSEIELLQESEKEAVLSLSGHDMLKEASPEYTLVQLFENVAQENQDDIALVYGEEQYSFTELNSIADQFAGFLISEYKVQSGDFIAMQLDRNDWLVIALLGILKAGAVYVPLHINLPQDRVDYILKDSNSSIIIDEDFINRFKVHPKVNTTISYTTISPSDLAYLIYTSGSTGKPKGVLVEHRSICALLVNTKNSFVISQKPVLPLLASNSFDIFLFELFHPLLAGGKVVMVSNDEIKDMEELSKILRQANSFHAVPTLMRAVIDHIKTNNIQQSYQHIESIFIGGDKIPVGILEEIREVFTNAVINVLYGPTEGSIFITSESYLPNIKQFPNAVIGQSNAYNATYVLDDHLKLCPVYSIGELCISGNQVTRGYLNQEEITAEKFVVNPFKTDEKLYRTGDMVKRLPNGKIEFVGRKDNQVKVRGYRIELEEIENALLSNEYVDFTIAKTITVSGDEKEIVVYLKATKPMDAQELVHFLKGILPSFMIPDYYVQLKEIPLTVNGKVDAKKLPHPLDTNAVRKTDYVKPVTETEIKLAEIWQRILDRKAVGIQDNFFHLGGHSLKMIKLSNQIFVNFGMHLNIKEIYIHPTIEEQAAYIDRSLNRYTLTIPRAEIAPGYPLSSSQYRMYNICSIDAQVNKAYNIRIIDIKKEAVNLEFFTKAVYDLIERHEILRTAFVTNEYGEPGQIIVPIEKTEPLKIQYLDLRNSETLEKELQKVLIETGDVSFNLETPPLMKAALISVKEDKWIISILFHHIIFDGWSTDVFVKELYALYEKHSKNAEITLPPLAIQFKDYAAWEQSIVKSDAIEADKKYWLKQFEGSLPIVSELGDQKRPNIKTHNGAVRSKVLEGSILKDLNSLCENEEVSRFMVFLAVTNILIYKNTGDQDIITGSPIVNRDYPELFDQIGFYANTIPLRTHLNENASFTETLKQVKENVINAKEHQKFPLDELIKLLDIKYDAGRNPLFDIIVTAREENNPTSDLESYDAIIDAVGNGITAKFDLTFDFLVTDSTLTLALEYNTDIFSSEKITALLNHLEQILLQVTQNGAQKISAIDCLTEAEKKHLLEELSGHQTGYPKDSSIIELFEKQVALTPEKTALVYKKQKYTYHELNNVANQLANYLEENYKVTGELAAIYLPKNEWQIISILALLKSGCAYVPISADYPQERISYIIKDANAECLIAVDLIEDFVQSQADYSSKFESTYAKASDLAYVMYTSGSTGEPKGVLIEQQSVVRLVKNNNFLNLTGEEVLLATGAFSFDASTFEYWGMLLNGGTLVICDENTLLSVRGMNEVVANEKVTMMWFTAGWLHQLVDENLILFKNLKTILCGGDVLSPHHITKLKSTYPELVVVNGYGPTENTTFSITHTIDLPIKTSVSIGVPISNSTVYILDKNHQLVPKGAIGEICVGGDGLARGYLNNSELTHSKFITNPYKKEERLYKTGDLGRWTSNNTIEFIGRKDNQVKLRGYRIELGEIENILCTHQLIFSSLVVITEGTAAEKKLIAYLVTDEDLESNTLKNWLRTQLPKYMIPNHFVFLREFPLNINGKVDRAKLPEITDLETERAVYTEPVTPTEKTLAKIWEAVLEIEKIGLADNFFDLGGHSLKAVKMFNLINNQLEVRLTISDLFNNPTIENLANEIDNVIWANNEELEDVESENITI
- a CDS encoding amino acid adenylation domain-containing protein; protein product: MASDLYLKLKEQNIHIDVKDENLDIKAPAGALTPEIIDEIKRNKADLIRFINQYKYDKAVAIPEAAISPDAKYALSSSQLRLWILSQSEKGNVAYNSVGGYIFEGELDQNILNESLKEIVSRHESLRTVFEEDGNGGANQIVKGIESIDFSIEHADLQNVSNADEVLKEQVAKEALIPFHLSKGPLFKTKLYQLAQNKWAFIYTIHHIIVDALSMNIFIAEILELYNSKKQNRANRLNPLRIQYKDYASWENEQLTGKKYEELKNYWLDQFQGELPVLTMPVDKKRPILQTFNGGTVEKRIDAKVSEDIEKLIRENGATMFMGLTAVINTLLYKFSTQEDIIIGTPVSGREDEDLQNQIGYYGNTLAIRMQFKKENTFLELLEYTKKQVVGAYEHQMFPFATLVKELNLKRDPSRNPLFDVQVIYGENDNSKKSESLEGLQVWEYEFEEKLKTSRFDMVFSFYKDGNNLVQNIQYNTDVFSEKIVHQIADHVSVIMNSIVKNPQEQICKLEHIGEQQKEALLQLSKGDVLAYDQSKTILDLFKKQVQEKPEAIAVAFKNKKITYKALDEESNRLANYLLANHTLKKNDFIGLMIDNSENVLVCILGILKTGCAYVPIDPEYPKQRIQHIIQDSGLNVLLTQSDYLFDLDFYTGEFFATDIQMDSIAAESAVFETQVNPADAAYVIYTSGSTGNAKGVVINHENLMFSTIARLETYPDAAAFLLLSSISFDSSIAGIFGTITGGAKLVFAPKIRVSDVDTIVDILVEEEVSHLLTVPSYYQLLLNQLGEHPNKLKTVIVAGEECTKQLVDLHQNVTTLKNCKLFNEYGPTECTVWASYYVYEPTVEFIPSIGKPIANSSVYILNDNNELAIDGLIGEIHIAGKGLSSGYWNNPELSKEKFVDNPFELGTKMYKTGDLAKRFSDGNIEFLGRKDNQIKIRGNRLELGEIENALLNFRGVDGAVVTYSEGILVGHLLTDITVNIDHLKKHLKEQLPVYAVPTSYTQSNEFPLLPNGKVDKKTLVVLANKYTLKGDSYVPPSNETEAALVHVFQQILQKESIGIEDDFFALGGDSIKAIQIISKLKQLGFVLTVQDVMQYTAIQELALHVKLAKQEIDQNAVEGTIPLTPIQKYFFEVTSQNKNHFNQSILLKSSKSLSEKGLTQIFQKLTVQHDALRAVFKEEGNEWIQEIKNEGFEFQLYVHSDVAASEFETICDAYQASFDLEKGPLFKAVLLKREDADYLLLLSHHLVIDGVSWRIILEDLMTLYAQYEAGTALELPQKTHSLKYWQEKQLEYANSMTMMEEEVYWSSINEATQFSTSELPKDFDYEGNNFYKDFETKIFQLDQSFTEKLLTEAHKAYKTNINDVLIAGLSLAIGKNFDIDKVAIQLEGHGREDINSEIDITRTVGWFTTIYPVLITLKKKQDNIGQLIEVKETLHRIPNKGIGFGILKYLNDCDLNVKADVSFNYLGDFDLGQSNKEDQIFQFTDVAKGREIAANTERTGTLDVSGILVNGQLQIMLSFNTNYFRNETIENLKEAYQYELESLISSLSEEKETHLTPVDFTYKGLDLSSLEELNKML